From Panicum hallii strain FIL2 chromosome 2, PHallii_v3.1, whole genome shotgun sequence, a single genomic window includes:
- the LOC112879486 gene encoding kinesin-like protein KIN-12E isoform X2, with protein MAAPGASAGGRRASASRPRRAAAVESNENDDLAAAPSSSSSALAHPAASVPHFSLPPRSPLAAIADPGRNPRSAPVTPKSLAGTPRACAAGTGARDRISSVGTARRVFDLRDVAAPEVPLEVPHFELDEDPAFWKDRNVQVLIRIRPISDAENATHGHKRCLLQDSSKTLSWTGPPETMFTFDHVACETISQEKLFRVVGLPMVENCMSGYNGCLFAYGQTGSGKTYTMMGELAKLGSELSKDAGLTPRIFEYLFARINEEEERRREEKLKYICKCSFLEIYNEQITDLLEPSSTNLQIREDIKKGVYVENLMECYVSSVKDVMLLLLQGVANRKMAATNMNSESSRSHSVFTCVIESRWESDSMTHLRFGRLNLVDLAGSERQKSSGAEGERLKEAANINRSLSTLGLVIMTLVDVANGRNRHVPYRDSRLTFLLQDSLGGNSKTTIVANVSPSICSSSETLSTLKFAQRAKLIQNNAKVNEDASGDIMTLQRQIEELKDQLTCLKKQQSCPGSPSLQLLDSDIANEFKTLCGIDDQPYCDLNILKQKVSHLEDVLVGSLRREKSAETKIGKLEAEIQHLNRLVNLMESDAQRLRRRLELRGEKQRLHSMDENAALSQEVQLLQEQINENPQLTHFALENKRLIEELTTLQNFYKQGEREMLLTEISLLRNHFLHILEQKYTTAPKNVETQGDEIIKELDNCRKELDACLENNVLLAREVNKLRCELIQYQKPCTNQVAPEAKDNVVATSINLMQNDQAGQNFSYLSSNDVNKQFMNAGTMTNISESFQLESPYEIDSEDLESPSHLHDPETRDFRDPTTVSEYDGVLSPCFNFAMGSSHNLFDKNTVLNEANFLEKDGKHHVYEKAPEMGIHLHDETLLCQEIEMVNSGNHQSQDELEHLKRTNQELKEKLVIMAEESNRLSEIIVVKDVEIASLSEEWEAAIFDLTSFLTDGCRSLDDAYQNIDNMISSLPHSNSSVSEHVEKAMKVSIEKEKMIFKLQIELQAAQKIGREVKEKLHILRGATLAITEAQQLDNEESSQEELKLVGLLHQKDCIIQELKNNLKVEKCLSAEMAAGHSCDDPMLPDSSVDMIEDHPDDENRPTVSQADPDYQSKLDSVIHLVEDKSNKVLTLFSNFEAAQETMEEAELMLSALLKANEELKFERDNCRQAVELLLSEKTSLIGELKELEASSSCASQRYDKFHQQINDCVVEMAKLAAIIRGSFQQMQRVSTVELFALCSEIITFGQELKRCINESRSYIVDMVSLIEEKGIYTKQFWHLNANACGSACQHIESHCQCGSSKPDFSRSNYSTDYASLRREFDRKSNIAEGLSFDLKLLQESTSNAKDMKDKADEISTVLSNIQRELYIKTNAMENMLEKQKALEEELAENGAELTILRSELEQSQSLSSALLKENKDLRSMLDEETVKSSEIKVLLEDKDGVIKGLESQILLLNRSEVGQLMSDIEELNNSIKIMSSDKENLQAEILTLRDKLEMAMALSEENEAAAIEARQIAETSKIYAEEKEEEVKILERSVEELEGTITVLEEEVCNLKEEVRNYQLHKQSEDQLQAVDDMLAVEKASKCDAAEELCQGRCRLEKLQAEILAHQDIRKKIEVITMEAKRKDVEIRQYKEHIAELVLHSEAQSLLYQEKYHELEQMVSRQKFSPHESSSETVHAKIEKPSGRARGSGSPFRCISSIVQQMNSEKDQEISVARQRIEELEGLVSGKQKEICLLTSRLAAVDTMTHDIIRELLGVKLDMTNYANLLDQEELQKLLIASQQQVEQSKAKGAELEVLKEELGHLILERDSLLDDMDQRKTDLLETQLLVEQLEQREQMLEAQIDMLQMEKDNLQQKIMEMDETIELILGSNQPDTKPRMGGNQHHGSSEFSRRLAQSDMLLSHARHEHSRSHATRSSRTHHGRHR; from the exons atggccgcgcccggcgccagcgccggcggccggcgcgcctccgcctcgcgcccccgccgcgccgcggcggTGGAGTCCAACGAGAAcgacgacctcgccgccgcgccctcctcctcttcctccgcgTTGGCACACCCCGCCGCCTCAGTCCCGCATTTCTCGCTGCCCCCGAGGTCGCCGCTCGCGGCCATCGCGGATCCCGGGCGGAACCCGCGGTCCGCGCCGGTGACGCCGAAGTCGCTGGCCGGCACACCCAGGGCCTGCGCGGCGGGCACTGGGGCCAGGGACCGGATCTCGTCGGTTGGGACGGCTAGGAGGGTGTTCGATCTGAGGGATGTCGCGGCGCCGGAGGTGCCCCTGGAGGTGCCGCACTTCGAGCTCGATGAGGATCCCGCGTTCTGGAAGGATCGCAATGTGCAG GTGTTGATACGAATAAGACCAATTAGTGATGCCGAGAATGCCACTCATGGTCACAAAAGATGCTTGCTGCAGGATAGCTCAAAGACATTGAGCTGGACAGGACCTCCTGAAACAATGTTCACCTTTGATCATGTTGCATGTGAAACAATATCACAG GAAAAGCTATTCAGAGTTGTGGGTCTGCCAATGGTGGAGAACTGCATGTCTGGATACAATGGCTGTTTGTTTGCCTATGGTCAG ACGGGAAGTGGAAAAACTTACACAATGATGGGAGAACTTGCCAAGTTGGGCAGTGAGCTTAGTAAGGATGCTGGCTTGACACCTCGCATCTTCGAATATCTATTTGCACGGATAAATGAG GAAGAAGAGCGCCGGAGAGAAGAAAAGCTTAAATATATCTGCAAATGCTCTTTTCTGGAGATTTACAATGAACAGATAACTGATCTACTCGAACCATCATCAACCAATCTTCAG ATCCGTGAAGATATAAAGAAAGGTGTATATGTTGAAAATCTTATGGAATGTTATGTGTCTTCTGTCAAAGATGTTATGTTGCTATTGCTTCAG GGGGTTGCAAACAGAAAAATGGCTGCAACAAATATGAATAGTGAGAGCAGCCGCTCGCATAGTGTCTTTACATGTGTAATTGAGAGCCGTTGGGAAAGTGATTCAATGACACACCTCCGTTTTGGGAGGTTGAATTTGGTTGATCTTGCTGGTTCTGAGAG GCAGAAAAGCTCAGGTGCTGAAGGAGAACGCTTGAAAGAAGCTGCAAACATTAATAGATCATTGTCGACCCTTGG GCTTGTTATCATGACTCTAGTGGATGTCGCAAATGGGAGAAACCGTCATGTTCCCTATAGAGATTCTAGGCTTACATTTCTCCTCCAG GATTCCTTAGGAGGGAACTCAAAAACGACAATTGTTGCAAATGTCAGCCCATCTATTTG TTCTTCCAGTGAGACACTGAGTACCTTGAAGTTTGCTCAACGTGCAAAGCTGATTCAAAATAAT GCAAAAGTAAATGAAGACGCTTCTGGAGATATTATGACTTTACAAAGGCAGATAGAGGAACTAAAG GATCAACTGACATGCTTGAAGAAGCAGCAAAGCTGTCCTGGATCACCTAGCTTGCAGCTGCTTGATTCAGACATTGCAAATGAATTCAAAACTTTGTGTGGAATAGATGATCAACCATACTGTGATCTGAATATCCTAAAGCAAAAG GTTAGTCATCTAGAAGATGTCTTGGTTGGGAGCCTCAGGAGAGAGAAATCAGCAGAGACCAAGATTGGGAAACTGGAAGCAGAAATACAGCATTTGAACCGTTTG GTCAACCTGATGGAATCTGATGCACAACGCTTGAGGAGGAGGCTTGAACTACGTGGTGAAAAACAAAGATTACACTCAATGGATGAAAATGCTGCATTGTCTCAGGAAGTTCAGCTATTGCAAGAACAAATCAATGAAAATCCTCAATTGACTCACTTTGCTTTGGAAAACAAGAGATTGATTGAGGAACTTACAAC GCTTCAAAACTTCTACAAGCAAGGGGAAAGAGAGATGTTATTGACAGAGATATCTCTCTTGCGCAATCAT TTCCTTCATATTCTTGAGCAGAAATACACAACAGCTCCAAAAAATGTAGAAACTCAG GGTGATGAGATCATCAAGGAGCTTGACAACTGCAGGAAGGAACTGGATGCATGCTTAGAAAACAATGTTCTGTTAGCTCG TGAAGTAAATAAGCTTCGCTGTGAACTGATACAATACCAGAAGCCTTGCACAAATCAA GTTGCTCCTGAGGCAAAGGATAATGTTGTGGCCACAAGCATCAATCTGATGCAAAAT GATCAAGCTGGACAGAATTTTTCGTATTTATCATCAAATGATGTTAACAAGCAGTTCATGAACGCAGGGACCATGACTAATATTTCAGAATCATTTCAACTTGAGTCACCTTATGAAATTGATAGCGAAGATCTGGAGTCACCTTCTCATTTGCATGATCCAGAAACACGTGATTTCAGGGATCCAACGACAGTGTCAGAGTATGATGGTGTATTGTCTCCATGCTTCAACTTTGCTATGGGGTCTTCGCATAATTTATTTGACAAAAACACTGTTCTAAATGAGGCAAATTTTCTAGAGAAAGATGGCAAACATCATGTCTATGAAAAAGCTCCAGAGATGGGTATACATTTACATGACGAGACTTTATTGTGTCAAGAGATTGAAATGGTGAACTCAGGGAATCATCAATCACAGGATGAGTTGGAGCACCTTAAAAGAACAAATCAAGAGCTCAAAGAGAAGCTAGTCATTATGGCTGAAGAAAGTAACAGGCTTTCAGAGATTATTGTTGTAAAAGATGTAGAAATTGCTTCTCTGTCTGAAGAATGGGAGGCTGCTATTTTTGATCTAACAAGCTTCTTAACAGATGGGTgtagatcactagatgatgcATATCAGAATATTGATAATATGATTAGCTCATTGCCTCACAGTAATAGTTCTGTAAGTGAACATGTGGAGAAGGCTATGAAGGTTAGCATTGAGAAGGAAAAGATGATCTTCAAACTTCAAATTGAATTACAGGCTGCGCAGAAAATTGGCAGGGAAGTGAAAGAAAAGTTGCACATTTTAAGAGGTGCAACTCTTGCAATTACTGAAGCTCAGCAGCTGGATAATGAAGAAAGCTCTCAGGAAGAACTGAAACTAGTAGGTTTATTGCACCAAAAGGATTGTATAATACAAGAACTAAAGAACAATTTGAAAGTGGAAAAATGTCTCTCTGCAGAAATGGCAGCAGGACATTCTTGTGATGACCCAATGTTGCCTGATAGTTCAGTTGACATGATTGAGGATCATCCTGATGATGAAAATCGACCAACTGTCAGTCAAGCTGATCCAGATTATCAG TCAAAGCTTGACAGTGTGATACATCTTGTTGAAGACAAATCAAATAAGGTTCTCactttattttcaaattttgAGGCGGCTCAAGAAACCATGGAAGAGGCTGAACTTATGCTTTCAGCTCTGTTGAAGGCCAATGAAGAATTGAAATTTGAAAGAGATAATTGCAGGCAAGCGGTGGAACTGTTATTGTCTGAGAAAACCTCTCTGATTGGTGAGTTGAAGGAACTTGAAGCATCAAGTTCTTGTGCATCACAGAGGTATGACAAATTCCATCAACAGATAAATGATTGTGTAGTAGAGATGGCAAAGCTTGCTGCTATAATAAGGGGGTCGTTTCAGCAAATGCAAAGGGTCTCTACAGTAGAACTCTTTGCTCTTTGCTCGGAGATTATTACTTTTGGCCAAGAATTGAAGAGATGTATAAATGAGTCAAGGTCATATATAGTTGACATGGTATCACTTATAGAAGAAAAAGGCATATATACAAAGCAGTTTTGGCACCTCAATGCAAATGCTTGTGGCTCTGCTTGTCAACACATAGAGTCGCATTGTCAATGCGGTAGCAGTAAACCCGACTTTTCTCGATCTAATTATAGCACAGATTATGCATCACTCAGAAGAGAGTTTGACAGGAAGAGTAATATTGCAGAAGGATTGTCTTTTGATCTAAAACTACTTCAAGAGTCTACCTCAAACGCGAAAGATATGAAAGATAAAGCTGATGAAATATCTACTGTGCTTAGCAACATTCAAAGAGAACTATATATAAAAACTAATGCAATGGAAAACATGTTGGAAAAGCAAAAGGCACTTGAGGAAGAACTGGCTGAAAATGGTGCTGAACTCACAATTTTAAGATCAGAGTTAGAGCAATCTCAAAGTTTATCATCGGCACTATTGAAGGAGAACAAAGATCTGAGATCGATGTTGGATGAGGAAACTGTGAAGAGTAGTGAAATAAAAGTGCTGTTGGAAGACAAAGATGGTGTCATAAAGGGATTGGAGAGCCAAATACTTTTGCTAAATCGTTCTGAAGTGGGGCAGTTGATGTCAGATATTGAAGAATTAAATAATAGCATTAAAATAATGAGTAGTGATAAGGAAAATCTCCAGGCAGAGATACTTACGTTAAGGGACAAGCTTGAGATGGCAATGGCTTTATCTGAGGAAAATGAAGCTGCTGCTATTGAAGCTCGTCAA ATTGCAGAGACTAGTAAAATCTATGCTGAAGAGAAAGAGGAGGAGGTTAAGATTCTTGAACGATCTGTTGAGGAACTTGAAGGAACAATAACTGTACTCGAGGAAGAG GTATGCAACCTTAAAGAGGAAGTAAGGAACTATCAACTACATAAACAATCTGAAGACCAATTACAAGCTGTTGATGACATGCTTGCTGTAGAAAAAGCATCAAAATGTGATGCTGCTGAGGAATTGTGTCAAGGGAGATGTCGTCTAGAAAA ATTGCAAGCTGAGATTCTTGCACATCAAGATATTAGAAAGAAGATCGAAGTTATCACGATGGAAGCAAAACGTAAAGATGTTGAG ATTAGGCAATACAAAGAGCATATTGCTGAGTTGGTCCTGCATTCAGAAGCACAATCTTTGTTGTATCAGGAGAAG TATCATGAATTGGAGCAAATGGTTTCTAGACAGAAGTTTAGTCCACATGAATCTAGTTCTGAGACTGTCCATGCCAAAATTGAAAAGCCTTCAGGGAGAGCAAGAGGATCTGGTTCGCCTTTCCGGTGCATATCTAGCATTGTTCAACAAATGAACTCTGAGAAGGATCAAGAAATCTCAGTGGCACGTCAACGTATTGAAGAACTAGAAGGGTTGGTTAGTGGTAAACAGAAAGAG ATATGCTTGCTGACATCGAGACTGGCCGCTGTGGATACCATGACGCATGATATTATAAGGGAACTACTTGGCGTCAAACTAGACATGACAAACTACGCT AATTTGCTTGACCAAGAAGAACTGCAGAAGTTGTTAATAGCATCTCAGCAACAAGTTGAACAATCAAAGGCAAAG GGTGCAGAACTCGAGGTGCTCAAAGAAGAACTTGGTCATCTCATTCTGGAAAGGGACAG CTTGCTTGATGACATGGACCAAAGGAAGACAGATCTATTGGAGACTCAACTGCTAGTTGAACAGCTTGAGCAGCGGGAGCAAATGTTGGAAGCACAGATAGACATGTTGCAG ATGGAGAAAGATAACCTTCAACAGAAGATCATGGAAATGGACGAGACCATCGAACTGATACTCGGATCAAACCAACCAGATACAAAGCCACGAATG GGTGGTAACCAGCATCATGGCAGCAGCGAGTTCAGCAGGAGGCTAGCCCAGTCGGACATGCTCCTCTCCCACGCGAGGCACGAACACTCTCGCAGCCACGCAACCAGAAGCTCGAGGACGCATCACGGCCGACATCGCTGA